A portion of the Oscillospiraceae bacterium genome contains these proteins:
- a CDS encoding PTS transporter subunit EIIC, with translation MAKKDYKAMAAGIIKQAGGADNIVSTTHCMTRLRLVLRDRSKFDTDAVKQVPGVLNVIIQNGEYQVVIGQDVPDLYEEVVKIDGIQAGGSVQDDEAAAKDLAQDHGNIGNAILSFIGGTFSPVIPVLVAGGLTGAVLSLLTNVFGVSAESGTYTIFYAINQATFYFLPIFIGFAAAARLKSNGFLGAFLGAILLYSSINGAEGLDFFGIPVQAISYNSTVFPVILGVLFMSVVYKFLQKHIPVFLKTIVVPLLTMLITVPVTLIVLGPIGNTVGTWLANGVYALYQAVPALAVMVIGITTPLMVFFGMNNATYPVVFALMAAVNSDPLICTGMAPANVAVGGACLAASLLSKNVEEKSVSVSAGITALCGITEPGVYGVLFPKTYPLIGAMIGGGIGGLLAGILGMTQYVISTPGFISLPAYIDPTGSSYNLIVSVIVMIVAVVLGFVATYALGKRAEAKK, from the coding sequence ATGGCAAAGAAAGATTATAAGGCCATGGCGGCCGGCATCATCAAGCAGGCCGGCGGAGCGGACAACATTGTCAGCACGACCCATTGCATGACCCGTCTGCGCCTTGTACTGCGGGATAGATCCAAGTTTGACACCGATGCCGTCAAGCAGGTGCCCGGCGTGCTGAACGTCATCATCCAGAACGGCGAATATCAGGTGGTCATCGGCCAGGATGTCCCTGACCTGTATGAAGAGGTCGTCAAGATCGACGGCATCCAGGCCGGCGGCAGCGTGCAGGACGATGAGGCCGCAGCCAAGGATCTGGCACAGGATCACGGCAACATCGGCAACGCGATCCTCTCCTTCATCGGCGGCACGTTCAGCCCGGTGATCCCGGTGCTGGTGGCAGGCGGCCTGACTGGTGCGGTGCTGTCCCTGCTGACCAACGTGTTCGGCGTCTCGGCGGAGTCTGGCACCTACACCATCTTCTACGCCATCAACCAGGCGACCTTCTACTTCCTGCCCATCTTCATCGGCTTTGCAGCCGCTGCCCGCCTGAAATCCAATGGTTTCCTGGGCGCATTTCTGGGCGCGATCCTGCTGTACTCCAGCATCAACGGTGCCGAAGGTCTGGACTTCTTCGGCATCCCGGTGCAGGCTATCAGCTATAACAGCACCGTGTTCCCGGTCATTCTGGGCGTGCTGTTCATGAGCGTGGTCTACAAGTTCCTGCAAAAGCATATCCCGGTCTTTCTCAAGACCATCGTCGTCCCGCTGCTGACCATGCTGATCACGGTGCCTGTCACCCTGATCGTTCTCGGCCCCATCGGCAACACCGTGGGCACCTGGCTGGCAAACGGTGTTTACGCTCTGTACCAGGCAGTTCCCGCGCTGGCCGTCATGGTCATCGGCATCACCACCCCGCTGATGGTTTTCTTTGGCATGAACAACGCCACCTACCCTGTGGTCTTTGCCCTGATGGCAGCTGTCAACTCTGACCCGCTGATCTGCACTGGCATGGCTCCCGCAAACGTGGCCGTTGGTGGTGCCTGCTTGGCCGCATCCCTGCTGTCCAAGAATGTGGAAGAAAAGTCCGTCAGCGTCTCCGCCGGTATCACCGCTCTGTGCGGCATCACCGAGCCGGGCGTCTACGGTGTGCTGTTCCCCAAGACCTACCCGCTGATCGGCGCTATGATCGGTGGCGGCATCGGTGGTCTGTTGGCCGGTATCCTGGGCATGACCCAGTACGTCATCTCCACGCCGGGCTTCATCAGCCTGCCTGCCTACATTGACCCCACCGGTTCCAGTTACAACCTTATCGTCTCGGTCATCGTGATGATTGTGGCTGTGGTCCTGGGATTCGTTGCAACCTACGCACTGGGCAAGCGCGCCGAAGCTAAGAAATAA
- a CDS encoding carboxynorspermidine decarboxylase — MRLEDRRPAFAGLANLTEQQLQSLPTPCYLLDEAQLRRNGQIMLELQQRTGCRALLAQKAFSNFDVYPVLAPYLAGTEASGLYESRLGREQLPEKENHVFCAAYRADEFAELLQYADHIVFNSPGQLAQFGPAAKAAGKSVGLRVNPQCSTQEGHAIYDPCAPGSRLGTTRAQWDAAVAAHPELPKLLDGLHFHTLCEQDADALAVTLKAVEATFGDLLPKMKWVNFGGGHHVTRPGYDLATLEQCICQVQQTYGVQVYLEPGEAWALNAGYLVTTVLDTLQNGDTRLAILDTSAACHTPDVIEMPYRPPLLDAGEPGEKPCTVRLGGPTCLAGDVMGDYSFKAPLAPGQRLVFGDMAIYTTCKNNTFNGMPLPDIWLLRSDGSLARLAHFGYQDFRCRLGGRREGTLDTASVQI, encoded by the coding sequence ATGCGGCTGGAGGATCGCCGCCCGGCCTTTGCAGGGCTGGCAAACCTGACGGAACAGCAGCTGCAAAGTCTGCCCACCCCCTGCTACCTGCTGGACGAGGCCCAGCTGCGCCGGAATGGTCAGATCATGCTGGAGCTGCAGCAGCGCACCGGATGCCGGGCCCTGCTGGCCCAAAAGGCCTTTTCCAACTTTGATGTGTACCCGGTGCTGGCCCCCTACCTGGCAGGCACCGAGGCCAGCGGCCTGTACGAGAGCCGCCTGGGCCGGGAGCAGCTGCCGGAAAAGGAGAACCATGTGTTCTGCGCCGCCTACCGGGCAGACGAGTTCGCCGAGCTTCTGCAGTACGCCGACCACATCGTGTTCAACTCCCCCGGCCAGCTGGCTCAGTTTGGCCCGGCTGCCAAGGCGGCGGGCAAAAGCGTGGGCCTGCGGGTAAACCCCCAGTGCTCCACCCAGGAGGGCCATGCCATCTATGACCCCTGCGCCCCGGGCAGCCGCCTGGGCACCACCCGGGCCCAGTGGGACGCCGCTGTGGCGGCCCACCCGGAGCTGCCGAAGCTGCTGGATGGCCTCCACTTCCACACCCTTTGCGAGCAGGACGCCGACGCCCTGGCCGTGACCCTGAAAGCGGTGGAGGCAACGTTCGGGGACCTGCTGCCCAAGATGAAGTGGGTGAACTTTGGGGGCGGCCACCACGTTACCCGGCCCGGCTATGACCTGGCCACCCTGGAGCAGTGCATCTGCCAGGTGCAGCAGACCTATGGTGTGCAGGTGTACCTGGAGCCGGGCGAAGCCTGGGCGCTGAACGCGGGCTACCTCGTCACCACCGTACTGGACACCTTGCAGAATGGAGACACCCGCCTTGCCATTCTGGACACCTCTGCCGCCTGCCACACCCCGGATGTTATCGAGATGCCCTACCGCCCGCCCCTGCTGGATGCCGGAGAACCCGGCGAAAAGCCCTGCACCGTGCGGCTGGGCGGCCCCACCTGCCTGGCAGGGGATGTGATGGGAGATTACAGCTTCAAGGCCCCTCTGGCCCCAGGCCAGCGGCTGGTGTTTGGAGATATGGCCATCTACACCACCTGCAAAAACAACACCTTTAACGGGATGCCCTTGCCGGATATCTGGCTTTTGCGGTCCGACGGCAGCCTGGCCCGGCTGGCCCACTTTGGCTACCAGGATTTCCGCTGCCGTCTGGGAGGCCGGAGAGAGGGCACCTTGGACACAGCATCTGTCCAAATTTAA
- a CDS encoding MATE family efflux transporter yields the protein MNLTKQFFKYVSQNIFGLLGTSCYILADTYFISQAAGTDGVTLLNLCLPIYNFIFAIGSMIGLGAATRYAILRAQGEERAAQRYFSNAVFCACLLAVPFVLVGIFCPGTLLRLMGGDAGIVALGIPYARIFLLFTPFFMCNYIVSAFVRNDGAPSLAMVATLSGSLFNVVFDYIFMFPMGLGLAGAALATAVSPMLSIAICSRHFFQKDNTVQFVRQLPSAKLLGQSCQLGISGFVGEMSSGVTTTVFNFLLLGLAGNVAVAAYGVVANFALVATAIFNGVAQGAQPLVSRCYGHSDRAGARKLLILGSYTALALAAALYAVVFGMTDTLVGWFNSENSVQMARFAHNGMRLYFVGYFFAGFNIVAAGYLSATNRPVEASVTSICRGVAAIVVCSLVMSALFGMNGVWAAFPASELLTALLTLFLLLRPKPQP from the coding sequence ATGAATCTGACAAAGCAGTTCTTTAAATATGTATCGCAGAATATTTTCGGTCTGCTGGGCACGTCCTGCTATATTCTGGCCGATACCTATTTTATCTCGCAGGCGGCGGGCACGGACGGCGTGACCCTGCTCAACCTCTGCCTGCCCATTTACAACTTCATTTTTGCCATCGGTTCCATGATCGGTCTGGGCGCGGCCACCCGCTACGCCATCCTCCGCGCACAGGGCGAGGAGCGGGCGGCACAGCGGTATTTCTCCAATGCCGTCTTTTGCGCCTGCCTGCTGGCCGTGCCCTTTGTGCTGGTGGGCATCTTCTGCCCCGGTACACTGCTGCGGCTCATGGGCGGCGATGCCGGCATCGTGGCGCTGGGCATCCCCTATGCGCGCATCTTTCTGCTGTTCACGCCCTTTTTTATGTGCAACTACATCGTGTCGGCCTTTGTCCGCAACGACGGTGCGCCCTCGCTGGCCATGGTGGCCACGCTGAGCGGCAGCCTGTTCAATGTGGTGTTCGACTACATCTTCATGTTCCCCATGGGGCTGGGGCTGGCCGGTGCGGCACTGGCCACCGCCGTTTCGCCGATGCTCAGCATCGCCATCTGCAGCCGCCACTTCTTCCAAAAAGACAACACGGTGCAGTTCGTGCGGCAGCTGCCCTCGGCAAAGCTGCTGGGGCAGAGCTGCCAGCTGGGCATCTCCGGCTTTGTGGGGGAGATGTCCTCCGGCGTGACCACGACGGTGTTCAACTTCCTGCTGCTGGGTCTGGCCGGGAATGTGGCCGTGGCGGCCTACGGCGTCGTGGCCAACTTTGCGCTGGTGGCCACCGCCATTTTCAACGGTGTGGCCCAGGGTGCCCAGCCGCTGGTGAGCCGCTGCTACGGCCACAGCGACCGCGCCGGAGCCCGGAAGCTGCTCATTCTGGGCAGCTACACCGCGCTGGCACTGGCCGCCGCGCTGTACGCGGTGGTATTCGGCATGACCGATACGCTGGTGGGCTGGTTCAACAGTGAAAACTCGGTGCAGATGGCCCGGTTTGCCCACAACGGCATGCGGCTGTACTTCGTGGGCTACTTCTTTGCCGGGTTCAACATCGTGGCGGCGGGCTACCTGAGCGCCACCAACCGCCCGGTGGAAGCCTCGGTCACCTCCATCTGCCGCGGCGTGGCGGCCATTGTGGTCTGCTCGCTGGTGATGAGCGCCCTCTTTGGCATGAACGGCGTGTGGGCGGCCTTCCCGGCATCGGAGCTGCTGACGGCGCTGCTGACCCTGTTTTTGCTGCTGCGCCCCAAGCCGCAACCTTAA
- a CDS encoding glycoside hydrolase family 32 protein, whose amino-acid sequence MNALQRDLKKLVPLVESLGAEKAAADPHRQRFHLQPPVGWLNDPNGLCVYGGQYHAFFQYGPFDVNGGVKHWGHAVSTDLLHWEQLPVMLYPDEPFDCHGAYSGSALVEDGTMYLYYTGNVKHPGNFDYIKEGRGHNVCLAVSKDGVTLDSKQCLLTNRDYPAGLTCHVRDPKVFAYEGRYYMVLGARTLEDKGEVLVLESTDKLRWTHINTLTTPEPFGYMWECPDLFCLDGQWYLALSPQGIQCQNVYGCGWFAIHGDWRGDCTLSEFHELDAGFDDYAPQSFVDGNGRRIQIGWMGMPDADYGNTPTVAYGWQHCFTVPRVLTAGPDGTLLQNPVPELDAQRSAAALHAASGEEVFLAPRFDLTAAPAGDFCLTVAQGVQLVYTEQDCTCILRFTDPALADGRTVRRARLAAPCRSLRVVGDNSSLEIFLNGGATVFSTRYYPAPGDVSVKLTGAACELCNL is encoded by the coding sequence ATGAACGCACTCCAGCGCGATCTGAAAAAGCTGGTGCCGCTGGTGGAATCCCTCGGCGCGGAAAAGGCCGCCGCCGACCCCCACCGCCAGCGGTTCCACCTGCAGCCACCGGTAGGCTGGCTGAACGACCCCAACGGTCTGTGCGTCTACGGCGGGCAGTACCACGCATTCTTCCAGTACGGCCCCTTCGACGTGAACGGCGGGGTCAAGCACTGGGGCCACGCCGTGAGCACCGACCTGCTCCACTGGGAGCAATTGCCGGTGATGCTCTATCCGGACGAGCCTTTTGACTGCCACGGTGCCTACTCCGGCTCGGCCCTGGTGGAGGATGGCACCATGTACCTCTACTACACCGGCAACGTCAAGCACCCCGGCAATTTCGATTACATCAAAGAGGGCCGCGGGCACAATGTCTGCCTGGCCGTCAGCAAGGACGGCGTGACCCTCGACAGCAAGCAGTGCCTGCTGACTAACCGCGACTACCCCGCCGGGCTCACCTGCCATGTGCGGGACCCCAAGGTGTTCGCCTACGAAGGCCGGTACTACATGGTGCTGGGTGCCCGCACGCTGGAGGACAAGGGCGAAGTGCTGGTGCTGGAAAGCACCGACAAGCTCCGCTGGACCCATATCAACACCCTGACCACCCCGGAACCATTCGGCTACATGTGGGAGTGCCCGGACCTGTTCTGTCTGGACGGGCAGTGGTATCTGGCGTTGTCCCCCCAGGGCATCCAGTGCCAGAACGTCTACGGCTGCGGCTGGTTTGCCATCCACGGTGACTGGCGCGGGGACTGCACCCTGAGCGAATTCCACGAGCTGGACGCAGGCTTTGATGATTACGCCCCCCAGAGCTTTGTGGACGGCAACGGCCGCCGCATCCAGATTGGCTGGATGGGCATGCCGGACGCCGACTACGGCAACACGCCCACCGTGGCTTACGGCTGGCAGCACTGCTTCACCGTGCCCCGCGTGCTGACGGCCGGGCCGGACGGCACCCTGCTGCAGAACCCGGTGCCGGAGCTGGACGCGCAGCGCAGCGCCGCCGCCCTGCACGCCGCCAGCGGCGAGGAAGTGTTCCTTGCCCCGCGCTTTGACCTGACCGCCGCACCCGCCGGAGACTTCTGCCTGACGGTTGCGCAGGGGGTGCAGCTGGTGTATACTGAACAGGACTGCACCTGCATCCTGCGTTTCACCGACCCCGCTCTGGCCGACGGCCGCACCGTGCGCCGCGCCCGGCTGGCAGCCCCCTGCCGCAGCCTGCGGGTGGTGGGCGACAATTCCTCGCTGGAAATTTTCCTGAACGGGGGAGCCACGGTGTTCAGCACCCGGTACTACCCTGCCCCCGGCGACGTGAGCGTAAAGCTGACCGGGGCAGCCTGTGAACTCTGCAATTTGTGA
- a CDS encoding saccharopine dehydrogenase family protein, which translates to MSKVLIIGCGGVASVAIHKCCQVPEVFTEICIASRTKAKCDKLAAELAPKTTTKITTAQVDADKTEEVIALIQAYQPDLVMNIALPYQDLTIMDACLACGVNYMDTANYEPENTDDPEWRAVYEKRCKEAGFSAYFDYSWQWAYAKKFEEAGLTALLGSGFDPGVTQAYCAYAKKHEFDTIDTIDILDCNGGDHGYAFATNFNPEINLREVSAPGSYWENGHWVEIPAMSIKREYNFDQVGQKDMYLLHHEEIESLAKNIPEAKRIRFFMTFGQSYLDHMRCLEDVGMLSTTPVNFNGQEIVPIQFLKALLPDPASLGPRTKGKTNIGCIFTGKKDGKDKTYYIYNVCDHQECYQEVGSQAISYTTGVPAMCGALMLLTGKWTTKGVHTVEEFDPDPYLEALDQYGLPRSESHSPALVD; encoded by the coding sequence ATGAGCAAAGTTCTGATCATCGGCTGCGGCGGCGTGGCCTCCGTTGCCATCCACAAGTGCTGCCAGGTGCCCGAAGTGTTCACCGAGATCTGCATCGCCAGCCGCACCAAGGCAAAGTGTGACAAGCTGGCCGCCGAGCTGGCCCCCAAGACCACCACCAAGATCACCACCGCCCAGGTGGACGCCGACAAGACCGAAGAGGTCATCGCCCTCATCCAGGCCTACCAGCCGGACCTGGTGATGAACATCGCCCTGCCCTATCAGGACCTGACCATCATGGACGCCTGCCTTGCCTGCGGCGTCAACTATATGGACACCGCCAACTACGAGCCGGAGAACACCGACGACCCCGAATGGCGCGCCGTCTACGAGAAGCGCTGCAAGGAGGCCGGCTTCTCCGCCTACTTTGATTACAGCTGGCAGTGGGCCTACGCCAAAAAGTTTGAGGAAGCCGGCCTCACCGCCCTGCTGGGCAGCGGCTTTGACCCGGGTGTCACCCAGGCTTACTGCGCCTATGCCAAAAAGCACGAGTTCGACACCATTGACACCATCGACATCCTGGACTGCAACGGCGGCGACCACGGCTATGCCTTTGCCACCAACTTCAACCCGGAGATCAACCTGCGCGAGGTGTCTGCCCCCGGCAGCTACTGGGAGAACGGCCACTGGGTGGAGATCCCGGCCATGAGCATCAAGCGGGAGTATAATTTCGACCAGGTGGGCCAGAAGGATATGTACCTGCTGCACCACGAGGAGATCGAGTCTCTGGCCAAGAACATCCCGGAAGCCAAGCGCATCCGCTTCTTCATGACCTTCGGCCAGAGCTACCTGGACCACATGCGCTGTCTGGAGGACGTGGGCATGCTGTCCACCACCCCGGTCAACTTCAACGGCCAGGAGATCGTGCCCATCCAGTTCCTCAAGGCCCTGCTGCCGGACCCCGCCAGCCTTGGCCCCCGCACCAAGGGCAAGACCAACATCGGCTGCATCTTCACCGGCAAGAAGGACGGCAAGGATAAGACCTACTACATCTACAACGTCTGCGATCATCAGGAGTGCTACCAGGAGGTGGGCAGCCAGGCTATCAGCTACACCACCGGCGTGCCTGCCATGTGCGGTGCCCTGATGCTGCTGACCGGCAAGTGGACCACCAAGGGCGTCCACACCGTGGAAGAGTTTGATCCGGACCCGTATCTGGAGGCCCTGGACCAGTACGGCCTGCCCCGCAGCGAGAGCCACAGCCCGGCTCTGGTGGACTGA
- a CDS encoding phosphatase PAP2 family protein → MPFEFAFLDWLQQFHNPVLDALAVFLNYAGEHGEIWIAFTLLLLLFRRTRKAGCAMATALVLYLVAGDCILKPLFARPRPCDVNTAITILVKRPHGHSFPSGHTASAFAAAFALWLQNRKLGVPALVLAAFIAFTRLYLYVHFPTDVLGGLALGLALGALASWIVDKLANKSKKKQSV, encoded by the coding sequence ATGCCGTTTGAATTCGCATTTCTGGACTGGCTGCAGCAGTTCCACAACCCGGTGCTGGATGCGCTGGCCGTCTTTCTCAACTACGCCGGTGAGCACGGTGAGATCTGGATCGCGTTCACGCTGCTTTTGCTGCTCTTCCGCCGCACCCGCAAGGCCGGGTGCGCCATGGCCACGGCGCTGGTACTGTATCTGGTGGCCGGGGACTGCATCCTCAAGCCGCTGTTCGCCCGGCCCCGCCCCTGCGACGTGAACACGGCGATCACCATTCTGGTCAAGCGTCCCCACGGGCACTCCTTCCCCTCCGGGCACACGGCCTCGGCTTTTGCGGCAGCCTTTGCGCTCTGGCTGCAAAACCGGAAGTTGGGCGTCCCCGCGCTGGTGCTGGCGGCTTTCATCGCCTTTACCCGGCTGTACCTGTATGTGCACTTCCCCACCGATGTGCTGGGCGGCCTGGCGCTGGGCCTTGCACTGGGTGCCCTCGCCTCGTGGATCGTTGACAAGCTGGCAAACAAGTCTAAGAAAAAACAAAGCGTATAA
- a CDS encoding carbohydrate kinase, translating into MPGNTLFSIGEALIDMIPSRVGCAFDEVPSFSPRTGGAPANVCAAFARLGGASSFLTQLGDDPFGHKIARELEACGIDLSHLVFTDKANTALAFVSLEEDGNRTFSFYRKPSADLLYAPEQIDLAWFRDAFALHFCSVSLVDSPMRHAHLAAIGAAREAGVIVSFDPNLRFPLWPDREMLRQTVLQFLPLSNILKVSDEELEFLTGTADIKAALPQLFAGDVQLVLYTCGSKGAYAYTRAAHAFAPCQKVRAVDTTGAGDGFIGSFLWQLSRDGVTVDKLEKLSCKKLEDYLDFSNRFCALSVQKHGAIDSYPTLAEMGL; encoded by the coding sequence ATGCCCGGCAATACTCTGTTTTCCATCGGCGAAGCGCTGATCGACATGATCCCGTCCCGCGTGGGATGCGCCTTTGACGAGGTGCCGTCCTTCAGCCCGCGCACCGGCGGCGCACCGGCCAATGTCTGCGCTGCCTTTGCCCGTCTGGGCGGTGCCAGCAGCTTTCTCACCCAGCTGGGCGATGACCCCTTCGGCCACAAGATCGCACGGGAGCTGGAAGCCTGCGGCATCGACCTGAGCCATCTGGTGTTCACCGACAAGGCCAACACCGCCCTTGCCTTCGTGAGCCTGGAGGAGGACGGCAACCGCACCTTCAGCTTTTACCGCAAGCCCTCGGCCGACCTGCTGTATGCCCCGGAGCAGATCGACCTGGCCTGGTTCCGCGACGCTTTTGCCCTGCACTTCTGCAGCGTCTCGCTGGTGGACAGCCCCATGCGCCACGCCCATCTGGCCGCCATCGGAGCCGCCCGAGAGGCCGGTGTGATCGTGAGCTTTGACCCGAACCTCCGCTTCCCCCTCTGGCCCGACCGGGAGATGCTGCGCCAGACCGTGCTGCAGTTCCTGCCGCTGTCCAACATCCTGAAGGTCTCGGACGAGGAATTGGAGTTCCTCACCGGCACCGCCGACATCAAAGCCGCCCTGCCCCAGCTGTTTGCCGGGGATGTGCAGCTGGTGCTGTACACCTGCGGCAGCAAAGGGGCCTACGCCTACACCCGCGCCGCCCATGCCTTTGCCCCCTGCCAGAAGGTCAGAGCCGTGGACACCACCGGTGCGGGCGACGGCTTCATCGGCTCCTTCCTGTGGCAGCTGAGCCGGGACGGCGTGACGGTGGACAAGCTGGAAAAGCTGTCCTGCAAAAAGCTGGAGGATTACCTGGACTTTTCCAACCGGTTCTGCGCCCTGAGCGTACAGAAGCACGGTGCCATCGACAGCTACCCCACCCTGGCCGAGATGGGCCTCTGA
- a CDS encoding AraC family transcriptional regulator, translated as MLFDWNAVAAPGQVQDVQPCAPLTLTGDGLWVCLVSSGRCTASVPSAGPLPAGAALLLPPQSVPAGHLVLSRAPLVLEPEGSCHLLCVQLTGQASAQFLAGLHELPFLARGETCPAAAELLDRLASEQDLPGRVRSQLAFALLCELADADSAAPALPPLVQAAIADIRANYAGLYGVEELSERLGVSKSHLVRTFTAALGIPPGRYLTRVRVEAAQRLLLHREYTLDVVASLCGFSGANYLCRVFKKETGQSPAQWRTLAGHTAQSGLSPEEALREQELYI; from the coding sequence TTGCTGTTTGACTGGAATGCCGTGGCCGCGCCCGGTCAGGTGCAGGATGTGCAGCCCTGCGCGCCCCTCACCCTGACCGGCGACGGGCTGTGGGTCTGCCTTGTTTCCAGCGGGCGGTGCACCGCCAGTGTGCCCTCGGCCGGGCCCCTGCCCGCCGGGGCTGCGCTGCTGCTGCCGCCCCAGAGCGTCCCGGCCGGGCATCTGGTGCTGAGCCGCGCCCCGCTGGTGCTGGAGCCGGAGGGCAGCTGCCACCTGCTGTGCGTCCAGCTCACCGGGCAGGCCAGCGCCCAGTTTCTGGCCGGGCTGCACGAGCTGCCCTTTCTGGCCCGGGGCGAGACCTGCCCCGCCGCTGCCGAGCTGCTGGACCGCCTTGCCTCGGAGCAGGACTTGCCGGGCCGGGTGCGCAGCCAGCTGGCCTTTGCCCTGTTGTGTGAGCTGGCCGACGCCGACAGCGCCGCCCCCGCCCTGCCGCCGCTGGTGCAGGCCGCCATCGCGGACATCCGGGCCAACTACGCGGGCCTGTACGGCGTGGAGGAGCTCAGCGAGCGGCTGGGGGTGTCCAAGAGCCATCTGGTGCGCACCTTCACCGCCGCGCTGGGCATCCCGCCGGGGCGCTATCTGACCCGGGTGCGGGTGGAAGCCGCCCAGCGGCTGCTGCTGCACCGGGAGTACACGCTGGACGTGGTGGCCAGCCTGTGCGGCTTTTCCGGTGCCAACTACCTGTGCCGGGTGTTCAAAAAAGAAACCGGCCAGTCCCCCGCACAATGGCGGACACTGGCCGGTCACACCGCGCAGTCCGGGCTTTCGCCCGAAGAAGCTCTGCGCGAGCAGGAACTTTATATTTAA
- the ugpC gene encoding sn-glycerol-3-phosphate ABC transporter ATP-binding protein UgpC, translating into MASISCQHIYKIYPGATAPSVTDFNLEIQDKEFIIFVGPSGCGKSTTLRMIAGLEEISKGEMYIGGRLINDVPPKDRDIAMVFQSYALYPHMTVYKNIAFGLELRKTPKDEIDKRVHEAAKILEIEHLLDRKPKALSGGQRQRVALGRAMVRNPAVFLLDEPLSNLDAKLRTSMRTEIIKLHKKLATTFIYVTHDQTEAMTMGDRIVVMKDGVIQQVDTPQNLYDMPCNMFVAGFIGSPQMNFLDGTLIKKGELYGIDLGGDVIPLPKEKTADGKLDAYVGKKVKMGIRPEDIDDEPEFMAKHTDCQLDAQVEVSEMMGAEIYLYLEYKGNKMTARVAPTSKARNGDTVRVAFDPHKVHLFDIETEQTILN; encoded by the coding sequence ATGGCTTCGATTAGCTGCCAGCACATCTATAAGATCTACCCGGGCGCTACCGCTCCTTCCGTCACCGACTTCAACCTGGAGATCCAGGATAAGGAATTCATCATCTTCGTCGGCCCCTCCGGCTGCGGCAAGTCCACCACCCTGCGCATGATCGCCGGCCTGGAGGAGATCTCCAAGGGCGAAATGTACATCGGCGGCCGTCTGATCAACGACGTTCCCCCGAAGGACCGCGACATCGCCATGGTGTTCCAGAGCTACGCTCTGTACCCCCACATGACCGTTTACAAGAACATTGCATTCGGTCTGGAGCTGCGCAAGACCCCGAAGGACGAGATCGACAAGCGCGTGCATGAGGCAGCCAAGATCCTGGAGATCGAGCACCTGCTGGACCGCAAGCCCAAGGCTCTGTCCGGTGGTCAGCGTCAGCGTGTTGCTCTGGGCCGTGCAATGGTCCGTAACCCGGCAGTCTTCCTGCTGGACGAGCCCCTGTCCAACCTGGATGCCAAGCTGCGTACCAGCATGCGCACCGAGATCATCAAGCTGCACAAGAAGCTGGCTACCACCTTCATCTACGTTACCCACGACCAGACCGAGGCTATGACCATGGGCGACCGCATCGTCGTCATGAAGGATGGCGTCATCCAGCAGGTCGATACCCCGCAGAACCTGTACGATATGCCGTGCAACATGTTCGTTGCAGGCTTCATCGGCAGCCCCCAGATGAACTTCCTGGACGGCACCCTGATCAAGAAGGGCGAGCTGTACGGCATTGATCTGGGCGGCGATGTGATCCCCCTGCCCAAGGAAAAGACCGCCGACGGCAAGCTGGATGCTTACGTTGGCAAGAAGGTCAAGATGGGCATCCGTCCCGAGGATATCGACGACGAGCCCGAGTTCATGGCAAAGCACACCGACTGCCAGCTGGATGCTCAGGTCGAAGTGTCCGAGATGATGGGCGCCGAGATCTACCTGTACCTGGAGTACAAGGGCAACAAGATGACCGCTCGTGTGGCTCCCACCTCCAAGGCCCGCAACGGAGACACCGTCCGCGTTGCCTTTGACCCGCACAAGGTCCACCTGTTCGACATCGAGACCGAGCAGACCATCCTGAACTAA